A window of Halomonas sp. GFAJ-1 contains these coding sequences:
- a CDS encoding exodeoxyribonuclease V subunit gamma: MPANALFSPTPLPPGFMVVHANRLEDLRGLAVEWMRRQPLGPLENETILVQSNGIGQWLKLALAEDPKNGGAGIAAALDVMLPARFLWQAYRTVLTHVSQNADAVPETSPFDKSRLVWRLLRLLPTLAGQPVFEPLAQFLEIDRDQRKHYQLAERLADLFDQYQVYRADWLDAWANGHDVLITAKGEHRPLEEHQRWQPALWRILRDDVAATQGDAGLNSSRAQVHQRFLKATEHLEGQDCPPGLPRRLIIFGISSLPQQTLEALAALSRCCQIVLCVHNPCQFYWADIIEHKDLLRAQRYRQRRKTGMPEALDVLGTGDADDALHLHAQPLLAAWGKQGRDYLRLLDEHDDSGNYQTLFEQQALRIDMFEPFSGEDRHCLLSQLQDDIRELRPVAETQGHWPALPASDDSIVFHIAHGPQREVEILHDQLLAAFSADPHLRPRDIIVMVPDIDRYAPHIEAVFGQLPTDDPRHIPYTLSDQASRHRLPLMIALEKLLRLPELRLSVSDLLDLLEVPALRQRFGLEERDLPVLERWMEGAGIRWGLNAKQRQKLELPGGLSQNTWAFGLRRLLLGYTVGDGHAWQGIEPFDDIGGLEAGLAGPLATLLEKLEATWETFCQPTDAATWVARLRELLETFFLTDDAQESVMLSKLESGLQQMLESSREAELNDPLPLSMVREHWLAQIDEHNLSQRFLAGAVNFATLMPMRAIPFKRVCLLGMNDGEYPRSQPPLDFDLMGSDYRPGDRSRREDDRYLFLEALLSARDQLYVSWVGRSQIDNTPLPPSVLVGQLRDHLEAGWQTEDGAPLLETLTTEHPLQPFSRAYFTPSTSRLFTYAHEWREVHAPRTPTAASRTLPPPENAPTTLSLGQLGGFLREPVRSFFNTRLGVYFEQEAIAELDAEPFALDGLQNWQLQDQLIAAQRHAVDNGQPRIEALHEALERFQGQGVLAMGAFGERMRDTLAEPMEALFNDYEEALAAWPIALNEPEAIYLESHEGSVLEDWLNELRQDEAGQRCRLLLLSSSLIKNSKYQWHLLLRPWVAHLAGNLSGPMTTQLLSKAGHVTLEPVDAETARQHLETQLAAWKAGLATPLPLSPHAAFAWLTKQGTPEIAQETDRDSDAFAAAEAAYEGGYKVTGEVAQSAYLGHQWPRFERLFFEQANGHTFATLAEALYAPLFKAVKKPNISKTQ, from the coding sequence GTGCCGGAAACCTCGCCGTTCGATAAATCGCGCTTGGTGTGGCGGCTACTGCGCCTGCTGCCTACCCTGGCCGGGCAGCCGGTGTTCGAGCCGCTGGCGCAGTTTCTAGAAATCGACCGCGACCAGCGCAAGCACTACCAATTGGCCGAACGGCTGGCGGATCTGTTTGACCAGTATCAGGTGTACCGCGCCGACTGGCTGGATGCCTGGGCCAACGGCCACGATGTACTGATTACCGCAAAAGGCGAGCACCGCCCGCTGGAAGAGCACCAGCGCTGGCAGCCCGCGCTATGGCGCATCCTGCGTGACGACGTGGCTGCCACCCAAGGCGATGCCGGGCTGAACAGCAGCCGCGCCCAGGTGCACCAGCGCTTTTTGAAGGCCACCGAGCACTTGGAAGGCCAAGACTGCCCGCCGGGGCTGCCCCGGCGGCTGATTATCTTCGGGATTTCATCGCTGCCCCAGCAAACCCTGGAAGCGCTGGCGGCGCTCTCACGCTGCTGCCAAATCGTGCTGTGCGTGCACAACCCCTGCCAGTTCTACTGGGCGGATATTATCGAACACAAAGACCTGCTGCGCGCCCAGCGCTACCGCCAGCGGCGCAAAACCGGCATGCCCGAAGCGCTGGATGTACTGGGCACCGGCGACGCCGACGATGCCCTGCACCTGCACGCCCAACCGCTGCTGGCCGCCTGGGGCAAGCAGGGCCGCGACTACCTGCGCCTGCTCGATGAGCACGACGACTCTGGCAACTACCAAACCCTATTCGAGCAGCAGGCACTGCGCATCGATATGTTTGAGCCGTTCAGCGGTGAAGATCGCCACTGCCTGCTCAGCCAGCTGCAAGACGACATCCGCGAGCTGCGCCCCGTGGCGGAAACGCAAGGCCACTGGCCTGCACTGCCCGCTTCCGATGACTCCATCGTGTTTCATATCGCCCACGGCCCCCAGCGGGAAGTGGAGATTCTCCACGACCAGCTGCTAGCCGCCTTTAGCGCCGATCCACACCTGCGCCCGCGAGACATCATCGTTATGGTGCCGGATATCGACCGCTACGCGCCGCACATCGAAGCGGTATTTGGCCAGCTGCCCACGGACGACCCACGGCACATTCCCTACACGCTCTCGGACCAAGCCAGTCGCCACCGCCTGCCGCTAATGATTGCGCTGGAAAAGCTGCTGCGGCTGCCGGAGCTGCGCCTGTCGGTGAGCGATTTGCTCGACCTGCTAGAAGTACCCGCCCTGCGCCAGCGCTTCGGCCTAGAAGAACGCGACCTGCCGGTACTAGAGCGCTGGATGGAAGGCGCGGGCATCCGCTGGGGGCTCAACGCCAAGCAGCGCCAAAAGCTGGAACTGCCCGGCGGGCTAAGCCAAAACACCTGGGCCTTCGGCCTGCGCCGCCTGCTGTTGGGCTACACTGTGGGCGACGGCCACGCGTGGCAAGGCATCGAACCGTTTGATGATATTGGCGGGTTGGAAGCGGGCTTAGCGGGGCCCCTGGCCACGCTGCTAGAGAAGCTCGAAGCCACCTGGGAGACCTTCTGCCAACCCACCGATGCCGCCACCTGGGTCGCGCGGCTACGGGAACTGCTGGAGACTTTCTTCCTGACCGACGACGCCCAAGAGAGCGTCATGCTCTCCAAGCTGGAAAGCGGCTTGCAGCAGATGCTGGAAAGCAGCCGGGAAGCCGAACTCAACGACCCGCTGCCGCTCTCTATGGTGCGGGAGCACTGGCTGGCGCAGATTGATGAGCACAACCTTTCCCAACGCTTCTTGGCCGGTGCGGTCAACTTCGCCACGCTGATGCCCATGCGCGCCATCCCCTTCAAGCGGGTGTGCCTGCTGGGCATGAACGACGGCGAGTACCCCCGCTCCCAGCCGCCGCTGGATTTCGACCTGATGGGCAGCGACTACCGCCCCGGCGACCGCTCCCGCCGGGAAGACGACCGCTACCTGTTTTTGGAAGCGCTGCTCTCCGCCCGCGACCAGCTCTACGTGAGTTGGGTCGGCCGCAGCCAGATCGACAATACGCCGCTGCCACCTTCCGTACTGGTGGGCCAACTGCGCGACCACTTAGAAGCCGGCTGGCAAACGGAAGACGGCGCCCCGCTGCTGGAAACACTCACCACCGAGCATCCGCTGCAGCCGTTCAGCCGCGCCTACTTCACTCCCTCAACAAGCCGACTGTTCACCTATGCCCACGAATGGCGGGAAGTACACGCCCCGCGTACGCCCACCGCCGCGAGCCGTACGCTGCCGCCGCCAGAAAACGCCCCCACCACGCTGTCCCTTGGGCAACTGGGCGGCTTTCTGCGCGAGCCGGTGCGCAGCTTCTTCAATACCCGCCTCGGCGTCTATTTCGAGCAGGAGGCGATTGCCGAGCTAGACGCCGAACCCTTCGCCCTGGATGGCCTGCAAAACTGGCAGCTACAAGACCAGCTGATTGCCGCCCAACGCCACGCGGTGGATAACGGCCAGCCGCGTATTGAAGCATTGCACGAAGCATTGGAGCGCTTTCAAGGCCAGGGCGTGCTGGCCATGGGCGCGTTTGGCGAACGCATGCGCGATACCCTCGCCGAACCCATGGAAGCCCTTTTCAACGACTACGAAGAAGCGCTAGCCGCGTGGCCCATCGCCCTTAACGAACCCGAAGCGATTTACCTGGAAAGCCACGAGGGCAGCGTGTTGGAAGACTGGCTAAACGAACTGCGCCAGGATGAAGCAGGCCAACGCTGCCGCCTGCTGCTGCTCAGCAGCAGCTTGATCAAGAACAGCAAATACCAGTGGCACCTGCTGCTGCGCCCCTGGGTAGCGCACTTGGCAGGCAACTTGAGCGGCCCGATGACCACACAGCTGCTCTCCAAAGCGGGGCACGTCACGCTAGAGCCTGTGGATGCCGAAACCGCTCGCCAGCACTTGGAAACCCAGCTCGCCGCCTGGAAAGCCGGGTTAGCAACCCCACTGCCGCTTTCACCCCACGCCGCGTTTGCCTGGTTAACCAAACAAGGCACGCCGGAAATAGCCCAAGAGACCGACCGAGACAGCGACGCCTTTGCTGCCGCCGAAGCCGCTTACGAAGGCGGCTACAAAGTGACCGGGGAAGTAGCGCAAAGCGCCTATCTAGGCCACCAATGGCCCCGCTTCGAGCGGCTGTTTTTTGAGCAGGCCAACGGGCACACCTTTGCCACGCTGGCTGAAGCGCTGTACGCGCCGCTGTTCAAAGCAGTGAAAAAGCCCAATATCAGCAAAACCCAGTAA